Proteins encoded in a region of the Zea mays cultivar B73 chromosome 4, Zm-B73-REFERENCE-NAM-5.0, whole genome shotgun sequence genome:
- the LOC103654569 gene encoding U11/U12 small nuclear ribonucleoprotein 59 kDa protein isoform X1, with protein sequence MGISQDTHESMATDAANYLCHQLQHLLGPISSATSQSGPWEERSAMVRLTQKLQKSKRNKRWRQRRRKHVEELFQKERADYDRVDQEADEWRAKQIAKDIAKQRVESMQQIARKKTNVERKRLESELELALMVEKLQELRSIRVQKMKKQDPYLNTDASTMSPFEHGEVSVLDNGG encoded by the exons ATGGGGATTAGTCAGGACACTCATGAGTCGATGGCAACAGATGCAGCCAATTACCTTTGCCACCAGCTTCAGCATCTTCTTGGGCCTATCTCTTCTGCGACGAGCCAAAGTGGCCCCTGGGAGGAGAGGTCGGCGATGGTTAGGTTGACTCAGAAGCTGCAGAAATCTAAGAGAAATAAGCGGTGGCGGCAGAGGAGAAGGAAGCATGTTGAAGAGCTTTTTCAGAAG GAGCGTGCGGATTATGATAGAGTTGACCAGGAAGCTGATGAATGGAGGGCTAAGCAAATAGCCAAGGACATTGCAAAACAGAGG GTGGAAAGCATGCAGCAGATTGCTAGAAAGAAAACAAATGTGGAAAGAAAGCGCCTAGAATCTGAG CTGGAGCTTGCCCTAATGGTCGAGAAACTTCAGGAGCTTCGGTCTATAAGAGTtcaaaaaatgaagaaacaag ATCCATACTTGAACACAGATGCAAGTACAATGTCCCCCTTTGAGCATGGTGAGGTGTCTGTTCTTGATAACGGTGGATAG
- the LOC103654569 gene encoding U11/U12 small nuclear ribonucleoprotein 59 kDa protein isoform X2: MGISQDTHESMATDAANYLCHQLQHLLGPISSATSQSGPWEERSAMVRLTQKLQKSKRNKRWRQRRRKHVEELFQKERADYDRVDQEADEWRAKQIAKDIAKQRVESMQQIARKKTNVERKRLESELELALMVEKLQELRSIRVQKMKKQDPYLNTDASTMSPFEHASMVST; the protein is encoded by the exons ATGGGGATTAGTCAGGACACTCATGAGTCGATGGCAACAGATGCAGCCAATTACCTTTGCCACCAGCTTCAGCATCTTCTTGGGCCTATCTCTTCTGCGACGAGCCAAAGTGGCCCCTGGGAGGAGAGGTCGGCGATGGTTAGGTTGACTCAGAAGCTGCAGAAATCTAAGAGAAATAAGCGGTGGCGGCAGAGGAGAAGGAAGCATGTTGAAGAGCTTTTTCAGAAG GAGCGTGCGGATTATGATAGAGTTGACCAGGAAGCTGATGAATGGAGGGCTAAGCAAATAGCCAAGGACATTGCAAAACAGAGG GTGGAAAGCATGCAGCAGATTGCTAGAAAGAAAACAAATGTGGAAAGAAAGCGCCTAGAATCTGAG CTGGAGCTTGCCCTAATGGTCGAGAAACTTCAGGAGCTTCGGTCTATAAGAGTtcaaaaaatgaagaaacaag ATCCATACTTGAACACAGATGCAAGTACAATGTCCCCCTTTGAGCATG CCTCGATGGTATCTACCTAG